A genomic stretch from Bradyrhizobium sp. 195 includes:
- a CDS encoding alpha-amylase family protein — protein MIDDLWYKNGVIYCLSVGSYMDADGDGIGDFKGLLRRLDYLHGLGITTIWLMPFQTSPGRDDGYDIADYYSVDARYGTLGDFVEFAHGCKQRGIRIIIDLVVNHTSDQHHWFKEARRDKASPYRDWYVWSDKKPANANKGMVFPGVQKSTWTRDKEAGAYYFHRFYDFQPDLNTSNPYVQAEILKIMGFWIQLGVSGFRMDAVPFVIATKGAKVKNPVEQYDMLRAFREFLQWRQGDAIILAEANVLPKTDMEYFGHDADRMHMMFNFHVNQHLFYALASGDSRPLAKSLKATKPRPATAQWGLFLRNHDELDLGRLTKAQRDAVFKSFGPDKDMQLYDRGIRRRLAPMLGGDRRRLELAYSLMCTLPGTPVIRYGDEIAMGDDLSLPERNCARTPMQWSTEPHGGFTKSDRPACPVIDKGPYGYPHVNVAKQRRDPNSMLNWTERIVRMRKEVPEVGWGDFAIVPTRDPAVFIMRYDWRNNSVLFVHNLDEKPREIAFSVGLSGEAGAHLINLLAEDHSHADKRGQHRVVLEPYGYRWYRVGGLDYLLKRSDIDEDTVRGNKHPG, from the coding sequence ATGATCGACGATCTCTGGTACAAGAACGGCGTGATCTATTGCCTGTCCGTCGGCTCCTATATGGACGCCGACGGCGACGGCATCGGCGATTTCAAGGGCCTGCTCCGCCGGCTCGACTATTTGCACGGCCTCGGCATCACCACGATCTGGCTGATGCCGTTCCAGACTTCGCCCGGCCGCGACGACGGCTACGACATCGCCGACTATTACAGTGTCGATGCCCGCTACGGCACGCTCGGCGACTTCGTCGAGTTCGCCCATGGCTGCAAGCAGCGCGGCATCCGCATCATCATCGATCTCGTCGTCAACCACACCTCGGACCAGCATCACTGGTTCAAGGAGGCGCGGCGCGACAAGGCCTCGCCCTATCGCGACTGGTATGTGTGGTCCGACAAGAAGCCCGCCAATGCCAACAAGGGCATGGTGTTTCCCGGCGTGCAGAAATCGACATGGACGCGGGACAAGGAGGCGGGCGCGTACTACTTCCATCGCTTCTACGATTTCCAGCCTGACCTCAACACGTCGAACCCGTACGTGCAGGCGGAAATTCTCAAGATCATGGGCTTTTGGATCCAGCTCGGCGTCTCCGGCTTCCGCATGGACGCGGTGCCCTTCGTGATCGCGACCAAGGGCGCGAAGGTGAAGAATCCGGTCGAGCAGTACGACATGCTGCGCGCGTTCCGCGAATTCCTGCAATGGCGGCAGGGCGACGCCATCATCCTCGCCGAGGCCAACGTGCTGCCGAAGACGGACATGGAATATTTTGGCCACGACGCCGACCGCATGCACATGATGTTCAACTTCCACGTCAACCAGCACCTGTTCTATGCGCTGGCATCGGGCGACTCGCGACCGCTGGCGAAGTCGCTGAAGGCGACCAAGCCGCGGCCGGCCACGGCGCAATGGGGCCTGTTCCTGCGCAATCACGACGAGCTCGATCTGGGACGCCTGACCAAGGCGCAGCGCGATGCCGTGTTCAAATCGTTCGGCCCCGACAAGGACATGCAGCTCTATGACCGCGGCATTCGCCGCCGCCTCGCGCCAATGCTGGGCGGCGACCGCAGGCGGCTCGAGCTCGCCTACAGCCTGATGTGCACGTTGCCCGGAACGCCGGTCATCCGCTATGGCGACGAGATCGCGATGGGCGACGACCTCTCGCTGCCCGAGCGCAATTGCGCGCGCACGCCGATGCAATGGTCGACCGAGCCGCATGGCGGCTTCACCAAGAGCGACAGGCCGGCGTGCCCCGTCATCGACAAGGGACCGTACGGCTATCCGCACGTCAACGTCGCAAAGCAGCGGCGCGATCCCAACTCCATGCTGAACTGGACCGAGCGCATCGTCCGCATGCGGAAAGAAGTGCCGGAGGTCGGCTGGGGCGATTTCGCCATCGTCCCGACGCGCGATCCCGCCGTGTTCATCATGCGCTACGACTGGCGCAACAATTCCGTGCTGTTCGTGCACAACCTCGATGAAAAGCCGCGCGAGATCGCGTTCTCGGTGGGGCTATCAGGGGAGGCCGGCGCGCACCTGATCAACCTGCTCGCGGAGGACCACAGCCACGCCGACAAGCGCGGCCAGCACCGCGTCGTGCTGGAGCCTTACGGGTATCGCTGGTACCGGGTCGGCGGGCTGGATTATCTGCTGAAGCGGAGCGATATCGACGAGGATACGGTGCGGGGGAATAAGCATCCGGGGTGA
- a CDS encoding winged helix-turn-helix transcriptional regulator — MAKAMPARTCPVAAFQKMISGKYKLRIVWDLKDGPRRYGEIRSGLLRGTSGSAEITPRVLSRELKALTMSGLIDRKDFGEVPPKVEYRLTRKGKSFVPVVAAIREWGERHLGEAAALTEAAE, encoded by the coding sequence ATGGCAAAGGCAATGCCGGCGCGAACCTGTCCGGTCGCGGCCTTTCAGAAGATGATCAGCGGCAAGTACAAGCTGCGCATCGTCTGGGACCTCAAGGACGGCCCGCGCCGCTATGGCGAGATCCGCAGCGGACTGTTGCGCGGCACGAGCGGAAGCGCGGAGATCACCCCGCGCGTGCTCAGCCGGGAGCTGAAAGCGCTGACGATGAGCGGCCTGATCGACCGCAAGGATTTTGGCGAGGTGCCGCCGAAAGTCGAGTATCGCCTGACCCGCAAGGGCAAGAGCTTCGTGCCCGTCGTCGCGGCGATCCGCGAGTGGGGCGAGCGTCACCTCGGCGAAGCGGCGGCACTTACCGAGGCCGCCGAATAG
- a CDS encoding ActS/PrrB/RegB family redox-sensitive histidine kinase, whose amino-acid sequence MTELAASNFRHAQRHIRLDTILRLRWLAVLGQLAAIFIVAQGLEFNVEIVPCVSIIALSAALNLGLQTAANPMHRLEPIQAAGLLALNIVELAGLLFFTGGLQNPFSFLFLAPVLISATALPARFTFGLGLLAVACASILFFFHFPLPWDSDDPLVLPPIYLVGVWLSIALAIGVTSLYSFQVTEEARKLADALAATELVLTREQHLTQLDGLAAAAAHELGTPLATIFLISRELEKTVKDASFAADLKTLREQTQRCRDILSKITQLSSTGAPFDRMKVSELIEEVVAPHRDFGVDIKVRIAVAAVAEPVGSRNPAILYGVGNIVENAVDFARTTVEVNAWWNKDDIELVISDDGPGIPPDILNRIGEPYLSRRRSQDDGSGEQRGLGLGVFIARTLLERTGAKVSFTNRTFPEHGAVVQITWPRQRFEAIETLEEAIG is encoded by the coding sequence ATGACCGAACTTGCCGCCTCCAACTTCCGCCACGCGCAGCGGCATATCCGCCTGGACACGATCCTGCGGCTGCGCTGGCTCGCGGTGCTGGGCCAGCTCGCCGCGATCTTCATCGTAGCGCAGGGACTGGAGTTCAATGTCGAGATCGTCCCCTGCGTCAGCATCATCGCCCTGTCGGCGGCGCTCAATCTGGGACTCCAGACCGCGGCCAATCCGATGCACCGGTTGGAGCCGATCCAGGCGGCCGGACTGCTCGCGCTGAACATCGTCGAACTGGCTGGCCTGTTGTTCTTCACCGGGGGCTTGCAGAACCCGTTCTCGTTCCTGTTCCTCGCGCCGGTGCTGATCTCGGCCACGGCGCTGCCGGCCCGTTTCACCTTCGGCCTCGGTCTTCTGGCTGTTGCCTGCGCCTCGATCCTGTTCTTCTTCCATTTTCCGCTGCCCTGGGATTCCGACGATCCCTTGGTGCTGCCGCCGATCTATCTGGTCGGCGTCTGGCTGTCGATCGCGCTCGCGATCGGCGTCACCAGCCTCTACTCCTTCCAGGTCACCGAGGAGGCGCGCAAGCTCGCGGACGCGCTGGCCGCGACCGAGCTGGTGCTGACGCGCGAGCAGCATCTGACTCAGCTCGACGGGCTCGCAGCTGCGGCCGCGCACGAGCTCGGCACGCCGCTCGCCACGATCTTCCTGATCTCACGCGAGCTGGAAAAGACGGTCAAGGACGCAAGTTTTGCCGCCGATCTGAAGACCCTGCGCGAGCAGACCCAGCGCTGCCGCGACATCCTGAGCAAGATCACCCAGCTCTCCTCGACCGGCGCGCCGTTCGACCGCATGAAGGTGTCGGAGCTGATCGAGGAGGTGGTGGCCCCGCACCGCGATTTCGGCGTCGACATCAAGGTGCGGATCGCGGTCGCCGCCGTGGCCGAGCCGGTCGGCTCGCGCAATCCGGCGATCCTCTACGGTGTCGGCAACATCGTCGAGAACGCGGTGGACTTCGCTCGCACCACCGTCGAGGTGAACGCGTGGTGGAACAAGGATGATATCGAACTCGTGATCTCCGACGACGGCCCCGGCATTCCGCCCGATATCCTGAACCGGATCGGCGAGCCCTATCTGTCGCGGCGGCGCAGCCAGGATGATGGCAGCGGTGAACAGCGCGGCCTCGGATTGGGCGTGTTCATCGCGCGCACCCTGCTGGAACGCACCGGCGCCAAGGTCTCGTTTACCAACCGGACCTTCCCGGAACACGGCGCCGTGGTCCAGATCACGTGGCCCAGGCAGCGATTTGAGGCTATCGAGACCCTCGAAGAAGCAATAGGATAG
- a CDS encoding extracellular catalytic domain type 1 short-chain-length polyhydroxyalkanoate depolymerase, producing the protein MSLAKNVDLLRRLPRLDGRRFAELGRSADVSSPLEEITGFGDNPGALRMFAFVPTQLQKPRALVVVLHGCGQTAGGYDLGAGWSTLAKHYGFALLMPEQQRINNGNTCFNWFNPEDTARGSGEAHSIREMIAHMVEAHRIDPKCVFITGLSAGGGMTSVLLATYPEVFAAGAIIAGLPYGIASNLREALDGMFHSPVRPARELGDLVRNASDYRGSWPKVSVWHGSADRTVNPGNANEIVKQWLDLHDLPEAPMAETNVDGYPRQAWWNKDGETLVEFYAITDMAHGTPLGLADNDQRYGVEGAFLIEAGISSSYHIAKFFGLTNWIADAAKAEAKSATKSATKQALSPAPHLARSIRAAVAEQPAEPKREEARGFDLGQIITRALTAAGLMK; encoded by the coding sequence GTGTCGTTAGCGAAAAATGTCGATTTGTTGAGACGTCTGCCCAGGTTGGACGGTCGGCGCTTTGCCGAGCTTGGCCGCAGCGCTGATGTGTCCAGTCCATTGGAAGAGATCACGGGATTCGGCGACAATCCCGGAGCCTTGCGCATGTTCGCGTTCGTGCCGACGCAGTTGCAGAAGCCGCGCGCGCTGGTCGTCGTGCTGCATGGCTGCGGGCAGACGGCGGGGGGTTACGATCTCGGTGCGGGCTGGTCGACGCTCGCGAAGCACTATGGTTTCGCGCTGTTGATGCCGGAGCAGCAGCGCATCAATAACGGCAATACCTGCTTCAACTGGTTCAATCCGGAAGACACGGCGCGGGGCAGCGGCGAGGCGCATTCTATCCGCGAGATGATCGCGCACATGGTCGAGGCACATCGCATCGATCCCAAGTGCGTCTTCATCACCGGTCTGTCCGCCGGCGGCGGCATGACATCGGTGTTGCTCGCGACCTATCCTGAAGTCTTCGCGGCCGGCGCGATCATTGCCGGATTGCCCTATGGCATCGCCTCGAATCTGCGCGAAGCGCTGGACGGCATGTTTCACTCCCCGGTGCGTCCCGCGCGCGAGCTCGGCGATCTCGTGCGCAACGCCTCCGATTATCGCGGTTCCTGGCCGAAAGTCTCGGTGTGGCACGGCAGCGCCGATCGCACCGTCAATCCCGGCAACGCCAACGAGATCGTCAAGCAGTGGCTCGATCTGCACGATCTGCCGGAAGCGCCGATGGCGGAGACCAATGTCGACGGCTATCCGCGCCAGGCCTGGTGGAACAAGGACGGCGAGACGCTGGTCGAATTCTACGCCATCACCGACATGGCGCACGGCACGCCGCTTGGGCTCGCCGACAACGATCAGCGCTATGGCGTCGAAGGCGCCTTCCTGATCGAGGCCGGTATCTCCTCGTCCTATCACATCGCAAAATTCTTCGGCCTCACCAACTGGATTGCAGACGCTGCGAAGGCGGAAGCCAAGTCCGCAACCAAGTCTGCAACAAAGCAGGCGCTTTCGCCTGCGCCGCATCTCGCCCGCTCGATCCGTGCGGCCGTCGCCGAACAGCCGGCCGAGCCGAAGCGCGAGGAGGCCCGTGGCTTCGATCTCGGCCAGATCATCACGCGCGCGCTGACCGCGGCGGGGTTGATGAAGTAG
- a CDS encoding vWA domain-containing protein, with amino-acid sequence MRSRITLCSLAFALATLPLSAGLSPALARPTVEVAFVLDTTGSMARLIEGAKRKIWSIATTIVDSNPDADIRMGLVAYRDIGDDYVTSKIELTRDIQDLYANLLELKARGGGDWPESVNEALDVAVNKLQWTPGNDTRHIVFLVGDAPPHMDYAQDTKYPTTLAVAKQKDIIVNAVLAGDARDTERVWRDIAQIGSGRFIPIPQDGGQIVVIETPYDQNIIILQQQLNGTVIPYGPRERQRHTEMKMRQTASIAEAAPASATDMASYINKRSAATAEAVTGGGDLVADAAKGTTSVASVKDADLPENLRAMKPEQREAEVTRQIEQRKALNEKLTALVGKRDKYIAERAAKSQKTSSFDGVVQETLKAQIKR; translated from the coding sequence ATGAGGTCACGCATCACACTGTGCTCGCTCGCCTTCGCTCTTGCCACCCTGCCCCTGTCGGCCGGATTGTCCCCGGCCCTGGCGCGGCCAACCGTCGAGGTCGCCTTCGTGCTCGATACCACCGGCTCGATGGCGCGCCTGATCGAGGGCGCCAAGCGCAAGATCTGGTCGATCGCCACCACGATCGTCGATTCCAACCCGGACGCCGACATCCGCATGGGGCTCGTCGCCTATCGCGACATCGGCGACGACTACGTGACCTCGAAGATCGAGCTGACCCGCGATATCCAGGACCTCTACGCCAATCTGCTGGAGCTGAAAGCGCGCGGCGGCGGCGACTGGCCGGAAAGCGTCAACGAGGCGCTGGACGTCGCCGTCAACAAGCTGCAATGGACGCCGGGCAACGACACCAGGCACATCGTCTTCCTGGTCGGCGACGCGCCACCGCACATGGACTATGCCCAGGACACCAAATATCCGACGACGCTCGCGGTCGCCAAGCAGAAGGACATCATCGTCAACGCCGTGCTTGCCGGCGATGCTCGCGATACCGAGCGGGTGTGGCGCGACATCGCGCAGATCGGCAGCGGCCGCTTCATTCCGATTCCGCAGGATGGCGGCCAGATCGTGGTGATCGAGACCCCGTACGACCAGAACATCATCATCCTGCAGCAACAGCTCAACGGCACGGTGATCCCCTATGGCCCGCGCGAGCGGCAACGGCACACCGAGATGAAGATGCGCCAGACCGCCAGCATCGCGGAGGCGGCGCCGGCAAGCGCCACCGACATGGCGAGCTACATCAACAAGCGATCCGCGGCGACCGCCGAAGCCGTCACCGGCGGCGGCGATCTCGTCGCGGACGCGGCCAAGGGCACGACGAGCGTCGCTTCCGTCAAGGACGCCGACCTGCCCGAGAACCTGCGGGCCATGAAACCCGAGCAGCGCGAGGCCGAGGTGACCAGGCAGATCGAGCAGCGCAAGGCTCTGAACGAGAAGCTCACCGCGCTGGTCGGCAAGCGCGACAAGTACATCGCCGAGCGGGCCGCGAAATCGCAGAAGACCTCGTCCTTCGACGGCGTCGTCCAGGAGACGTTGAAGGCGCAGATCAAGCGATAA
- a CDS encoding MmcB family DNA repair protein yields the protein MDSTARITLVPPPDRRQSETALAIARGSARLLRSLGFSCISELPLPSGRRADLVALNERGEIWIVEIKSSVEDLRADQKWHEYRAHCDRLFFAFTQDLPCEIFPEDTGLIVADAYGAHMQCEAPEHKLAAATRKQMTVRFAMAAALRINRLVDPQGHAEFWE from the coding sequence ATGGACAGCACCGCCCGCATCACCCTCGTGCCGCCGCCCGATCGCCGTCAATCCGAAACGGCGCTTGCCATCGCGCGCGGCTCGGCGCGCCTCTTACGTTCGCTCGGCTTCTCCTGCATCAGCGAATTGCCGCTGCCCTCGGGCCGGCGCGCCGATCTCGTGGCGCTGAACGAGCGCGGCGAGATCTGGATCGTCGAGATCAAGTCGTCGGTGGAGGACCTGCGCGCCGACCAGAAATGGCACGAATACCGCGCTCATTGCGACCGGCTGTTCTTCGCCTTCACGCAGGACCTGCCGTGCGAGATCTTTCCTGAAGACACCGGCCTGATCGTCGCCGATGCCTATGGCGCGCACATGCAGTGTGAGGCGCCCGAGCACAAGCTCGCGGCCGCCACGCGCAAGCAGATGACGGTGCGGTTCGCGATGGCGGCGGCCTTGCGCATCAACCGCCTGGTCGACCCACAGGGACACGCGGAGTTTTGGGAGTAG
- a CDS encoding alpha-amylase family glycosyl hydrolase gives MAQSDSNWWRDGIFYQIYPRSFQDSNGDGVGDLAGILQRLPYVKSLGVDAIWLSPIFPSPMADFGYDISDYTGIEPLFGTMEDFDTLIAAAHDNGLKLILDLVPNHTSDQHPWFVESRASRDNPKRDWYIWRDPGPDGGVPNNWLSEFGGSAWQFDETTGQYYYHAFLAQQPDLNWRNPDVRAAIYDVMRFWLERGVDGFRVDVIWHLIKDAEFRDNPPNPHYVEGRPPNERIMTQYSTDQPEVHDVIAEMRRVTDGYGARVLIGEIYLPLHRLMAYYGNDLTGAQMPFNFALLSTFWSARSVETIIEDYEKALPRGAWPNWVLGNHDRPRVASRVGPEQARVAAMLLLTLRGTPTLYYGDEIGMHQVAIAPEDVQDPFEKNVPGIGVGRDGCRTPMQWDSSHFGGFSAVRPWLPLPEHYVRDNVVNLEADARSILNLYKRLIGLRQSCPPLVAGNYHPIAAQGDLLIYRREAEGRAVIVALNLGAEPIAVTTSAIRFGSEVLLSTYLDREGERIEGVLDLRANEGVIVTPP, from the coding sequence TTGGCTCAGAGCGATAGTAATTGGTGGCGCGACGGCATCTTCTATCAGATCTACCCGCGCTCCTTTCAGGACTCCAACGGTGACGGCGTCGGCGATCTCGCCGGCATCCTGCAGCGGCTGCCTTATGTGAAATCGCTGGGGGTCGATGCGATCTGGCTGTCGCCGATCTTCCCCTCGCCAATGGCCGATTTCGGTTACGACATCTCCGACTATACCGGCATCGAGCCGCTGTTCGGCACGATGGAAGACTTCGATACGTTGATCGCTGCCGCCCACGACAACGGCCTGAAGTTGATCCTCGACCTCGTGCCGAACCACACTTCCGATCAGCATCCATGGTTCGTCGAGAGCCGCGCCTCGCGCGACAATCCAAAACGCGACTGGTACATCTGGCGCGATCCGGGGCCTGACGGCGGCGTGCCCAACAACTGGCTGTCCGAGTTCGGCGGCAGCGCGTGGCAGTTCGACGAGACCACAGGTCAATATTATTATCACGCCTTCCTGGCCCAGCAGCCGGACCTGAACTGGCGCAATCCGGACGTCCGCGCTGCGATCTATGACGTGATGCGGTTCTGGCTTGAGAGGGGCGTCGACGGCTTTCGCGTCGACGTGATCTGGCATCTGATCAAGGACGCCGAATTCCGCGACAACCCGCCAAACCCGCATTATGTCGAGGGTCGGCCGCCGAACGAAAGGATCATGACGCAATATTCCACCGATCAGCCGGAGGTGCATGACGTCATTGCCGAGATGCGGCGCGTCACCGATGGGTATGGCGCCCGCGTGCTGATCGGCGAGATCTATCTGCCGCTGCATCGCCTCATGGCTTACTACGGCAACGACCTCACCGGCGCGCAGATGCCGTTCAATTTCGCGCTGCTCTCGACGTTCTGGAGCGCGCGCTCGGTCGAGACCATCATCGAGGATTACGAGAAGGCGCTGCCGCGCGGCGCGTGGCCGAACTGGGTGCTCGGCAACCACGATCGCCCGCGTGTTGCGAGTCGCGTCGGGCCGGAGCAGGCCCGCGTCGCCGCCATGCTGCTGCTGACGCTGCGCGGCACACCGACGCTCTATTATGGCGACGAGATCGGCATGCACCAGGTGGCCATCGCGCCGGAGGATGTCCAAGATCCCTTCGAGAAGAACGTGCCCGGCATCGGTGTCGGCCGCGACGGCTGCCGCACGCCGATGCAATGGGATTCCTCGCACTTCGGCGGCTTCTCCGCGGTGCGGCCGTGGCTGCCGCTGCCGGAGCATTATGTGCGCGACAATGTCGTCAATCTCGAAGCCGATGCGCGCTCGATCCTCAACCTCTACAAGCGCCTGATCGGCTTGCGGCAGAGCTGTCCGCCGCTGGTCGCGGGCAATTATCATCCGATCGCGGCGCAAGGCGATCTTCTGATTTATCGCCGTGAAGCCGAAGGCAGGGCGGTGATCGTGGCGCTCAATCTCGGAGCTGAGCCGATCGCGGTGACGACGAGTGCGATCCGTTTCGGCAGCGAGGTTTTGTTGTCGACATACCTGGATCGCGAGGGAGAGCGGATCGAAGGCGTGCTGGATCTGCGTGCGAATGAAGGGGTGATCGTTACTCCACCCTAG
- a CDS encoding ABC transporter ATP-binding protein translates to MTENDKASSRPTVAERSPSAAITVDHLVKVYKQTRAVDDISFSLPRGSITGLLGGNGAGKTTTIAMIMGLVLPTSGRVQVLGHRMPEESAAVLGRMNFESPYVDMPMRLTVRQNLTVFGKLYAVKHLAGRIAELADDLDLDEFIDRANGKLSAGQKTRVALAKALINRPELLLLDEPTASLDPDTADWVRAHLERYRKENNATILLASHNMLEVERLCDRVIIMKRGRIEDDDTPEAIMARYNRTTLEEVFLDVARGRVNGAKEAAR, encoded by the coding sequence ATGACCGAGAATGACAAGGCTTCAAGTCGGCCGACTGTCGCGGAGCGCAGCCCGTCCGCGGCGATCACGGTCGATCATCTCGTCAAGGTCTACAAGCAGACCCGCGCCGTTGACGATATCTCCTTTTCGCTGCCGCGCGGCAGCATCACCGGGCTTCTGGGCGGCAACGGCGCCGGCAAGACCACGACCATCGCGATGATCATGGGCCTGGTGCTGCCGACCTCCGGCCGCGTGCAGGTGCTCGGCCATCGGATGCCCGAGGAGAGCGCGGCCGTGCTGGGGCGGATGAACTTCGAGAGCCCCTATGTCGACATGCCGATGCGGTTGACGGTGCGGCAAAACCTCACCGTGTTCGGCAAGCTCTATGCGGTGAAGCACCTTGCCGGCCGCATCGCGGAGCTCGCCGACGATCTCGATCTCGACGAGTTCATCGACCGTGCCAACGGCAAGCTGTCCGCCGGGCAGAAGACCCGCGTCGCGCTTGCGAAAGCGCTGATCAACCGGCCCGAGCTGCTGCTCCTGGACGAGCCGACCGCCTCGCTCGATCCTGACACCGCCGACTGGGTGCGAGCGCATCTGGAGCGCTATCGCAAGGAGAACAACGCCACCATCCTGTTGGCTTCGCACAACATGCTCGAGGTCGAGCGGCTCTGCGACCGCGTCATCATCATGAAGCGCGGCCGCATCGAGGACGACGACACGCCCGAAGCCATCATGGCGCGCTACAACCGCACCACGCTTGAGGAGGTGTTTCTGGACGTCGCGCGCGGCCGGGTGAACGGCGCGAAGGAGGCGGCAAGATGA
- a CDS encoding ActR/PrrA/RegA family redox response regulator transcription factor, which produces MNAIAELNEQTDRSLLIVEDDKPFLERLSRAMETRGFAVTSCDTVSDGLAQIGKAAPAFAVVDLRLGDGNGLDVVSALKKKRPDARAIVLTGYGNIATAVTAVKMGAIDYLSKPADADDVVAALLSTSAEKSELPTNPMSADRVRWEHIQRIYEMCNRNVSETARRLNMHRRTLQRILAKRAPR; this is translated from the coding sequence TTGAACGCCATCGCCGAACTGAACGAACAGACCGACCGCTCGCTGCTCATTGTGGAGGATGACAAGCCGTTCCTGGAGCGGTTGTCGCGCGCCATGGAAACGCGCGGTTTTGCGGTGACGTCATGCGATACCGTCTCGGACGGTCTTGCGCAGATCGGCAAGGCGGCGCCGGCATTCGCCGTGGTGGATCTGCGGCTCGGCGACGGTAACGGCCTCGACGTGGTCTCCGCGCTGAAGAAGAAGCGCCCCGATGCGCGCGCGATCGTGCTGACCGGCTATGGCAACATTGCCACCGCCGTCACCGCGGTGAAGATGGGCGCGATCGATTATCTCTCCAAGCCCGCGGATGCCGACGACGTCGTCGCGGCGCTGCTGTCGACGAGCGCGGAGAAATCCGAGCTGCCGACCAACCCGATGTCGGCCGACCGCGTGCGCTGGGAGCACATCCAGCGCATCTACGAGATGTGCAACCGCAACGTCTCGGAAACAGCGCGGCGGCTGAACATGCATCGGCGCACGCTGCAGCGCATCCTCGCAAAGCGCGCGCCGCGGTAA
- a CDS encoding MBL fold metallo-hydrolase, with protein sequence MTEQNDTQSKAGAIIVPVTLFEQNCTIIWDEPTKKAVVIDPGGDVPKILDAIKQTGVTVEKIWLTHGHIDHVGGAADLRDALKVPIEGPHEADKFLLDNVVESGARFGMTGVRNFAPDRWLAEGDTVSIGDLSFEIFHCPGHSPGSVVFFNKELRFAHVGDVLFAGSVGRTDLPGGSHATLINSILTKLLPLGDDVGFICGHGAGSSIGQERMTNPFITGET encoded by the coding sequence ATGACCGAGCAAAACGACACCCAATCCAAGGCGGGCGCGATCATCGTTCCCGTGACGCTGTTCGAGCAGAACTGCACCATCATCTGGGACGAGCCCACCAAGAAGGCCGTGGTGATCGATCCCGGCGGGGACGTGCCGAAGATTCTGGACGCGATCAAGCAGACCGGCGTCACCGTCGAGAAGATCTGGTTGACCCACGGCCATATCGACCATGTCGGCGGCGCGGCCGACCTGCGCGATGCGCTGAAGGTGCCGATCGAGGGCCCGCATGAAGCGGACAAGTTCCTGCTCGACAACGTGGTCGAGAGCGGCGCGCGCTTCGGCATGACCGGCGTACGCAATTTTGCGCCCGACCGCTGGCTCGCCGAGGGCGACACCGTGTCGATTGGTGACCTCTCGTTCGAGATCTTCCACTGCCCCGGCCATTCGCCCGGTAGCGTGGTGTTCTTCAACAAGGAATTGCGTTTTGCCCATGTCGGCGACGTCTTGTTCGCCGGCTCGGTCGGGCGCACCGATTTGCCCGGCGGCAGTCACGCCACGTTGATCAACTCGATCCTGACCAAACTGCTGCCGCTCGGCGACGACGTCGGCTTCATCTGCGGCCATGGCGCCGGCTCGAGCATCGGCCAGGAGCGGATGACCAATCCGTTCATCACCGGCGAGACGTAG